A part of Haloarchaeobius sp. HME9146 genomic DNA contains:
- a CDS encoding DUF4442 domain-containing protein has product MSESWRTRLFRLGFNVWPSYRGTGGRVQYIADDWQEIRIKIPQSWRTRNYMGTIFGGSIYGACDPMFAMMLIKALPGKYVVWDRSTEVQFKKPGTEDLYARFRMPDEELDAIQSALEDQDSIDREYTADVVAEDGTVHATVEKTVHVSTDESKLA; this is encoded by the coding sequence ATGAGCGAGTCCTGGCGCACGCGACTGTTCCGCCTCGGGTTCAACGTCTGGCCCTCCTACCGTGGGACCGGTGGCCGGGTCCAGTACATCGCCGACGACTGGCAGGAGATACGCATCAAGATTCCCCAGAGCTGGCGCACCCGCAACTACATGGGCACCATCTTCGGCGGGAGCATCTACGGTGCCTGTGACCCGATGTTCGCGATGATGCTCATCAAGGCGCTGCCCGGCAAGTACGTGGTCTGGGACAGGTCCACCGAGGTCCAGTTCAAGAAACCCGGCACCGAGGACCTCTACGCCCGGTTCCGGATGCCGGACGAGGAACTCGACGCCATCCAGTCAGCCCTCGAAGACCAGGACTCCATCGACCGGGAGTACACCGCCGACGTGGTCGCCGAAGACGGCACGGTCCACGCCACCGTCGAGAAGACGGTCCACGTCTCGACCGACGAGAGCAAACTCGCCTGA
- a CDS encoding HAD family hydrolase, whose amino-acid sequence MAVSFDLFGTLVDVDRPADPAEAVAEALRDRDVAVPEDWTAAYREVHIDAPAGAEVPLPAHVSAALQSRGVDAPGNAPRRAVVSAFDPEVRTREGAVAAVEAASEQGPVALCSNCAVPELVGRTLVRSDLGRGDFDTIVTSVACGWRKPDRHIFETVARQLDCDVEALVHVGDDPETDGGITDAGGRFVDIAETPLASLPAELGWSG is encoded by the coding sequence GTGGCAGTTTCGTTCGACCTCTTCGGGACGCTCGTGGACGTGGACCGCCCGGCAGACCCAGCAGAAGCGGTCGCCGAGGCACTCAGAGACCGCGATGTCGCAGTCCCCGAGGACTGGACAGCGGCGTACCGGGAGGTCCACATCGACGCGCCCGCGGGCGCGGAAGTACCATTGCCAGCACACGTCTCGGCGGCCCTGCAGAGCCGCGGCGTCGACGCGCCGGGGAACGCGCCGCGGCGGGCGGTCGTCTCGGCGTTCGACCCCGAAGTCAGGACCCGAGAGGGTGCCGTAGCAGCGGTCGAGGCAGCCAGCGAGCAGGGGCCGGTCGCGCTCTGTTCGAACTGCGCGGTGCCGGAACTCGTCGGGCGGACGCTCGTCCGGTCGGACCTCGGGCGTGGTGACTTCGACACCATCGTCACCAGCGTCGCCTGTGGCTGGCGCAAGCCCGACCGGCACATCTTCGAGACGGTGGCGCGCCAGCTCGACTGCGATGTCGAAGCCCTGGTCCACGTCGGGGACGATCCGGAGACCGACGGGGGCATCACGGATGCAGGCGGCCGGTTCGTCGACATCGCGGAGACGCCCCTGGCCTCGCTCCCGGCAGAACTGGGGTGGTCCGGGTGA
- a CDS encoding NTP transferase domain-containing protein, which produces MCGGRGTRLGSETEKPLYPIAGTPMVDRVVAALAGSRVETVYAAVSPHAPETREHLSNAAIEGKPLSLVQTPGDGYVADLQAALATVDTPVLTVAADLPLLAPVLVDRVLDRFAAGEGHSLTVVVPAELKRALGASCDTEFDGYAPTGVNVVADSDSETMYTSYDARLAVNVNRQSDADLAEELCD; this is translated from the coding sequence ATGTGCGGCGGCCGGGGAACTCGCCTCGGTTCCGAGACCGAGAAACCGCTCTACCCCATCGCCGGTACCCCGATGGTCGACCGGGTGGTGGCGGCACTCGCCGGGAGCCGGGTAGAGACCGTGTACGCGGCCGTCTCCCCACACGCTCCCGAGACGCGGGAGCACCTCTCGAATGCTGCAATCGAGGGGAAACCACTCTCGCTCGTCCAGACCCCGGGCGACGGGTACGTCGCCGACCTGCAGGCTGCCCTCGCCACCGTCGACACGCCGGTGCTGACGGTGGCCGCCGACCTCCCCCTGCTCGCGCCGGTGCTCGTCGACCGCGTGCTCGACCGGTTCGCGGCGGGCGAGGGCCACTCCCTGACCGTCGTCGTCCCGGCCGAACTGAAGCGCGCCCTCGGCGCGAGCTGTGACACCGAATTCGACGGCTACGCCCCCACGGGTGTGAACGTCGTCGCCGATTCAGACTCTGAGACCATGTACACCAGTTACGACGCCCGACTCGCCGTGAACGTGAACCGCCAGTCAGACGCCGACCTCGCGGAGGAACTATGCGACTGA
- the ftsZ gene encoding cell division protein FtsZ — protein sequence MQDIVQDALEHEEREKQQKQDFDGDEFGDPRIVIVGCGGAGNNTVNRLYNIGVDGADTVAINTDKQHLKMIEADTKILVGKSLTNGLGAGGDPSMGERATEMAQGTVKEVLGDADLVFVTAGMGGGTGTGAAPVVSKIAKEQGAIVVGMVSTPFNVERARTVKAEEGLEKLREAADSIIVLDNNRLLDYVPNLPIGKAFSVMDQIIAETVKGISETITQPSLINLDYADMTSIMNQGGVAVMLVGETQDKNKTREVVNDAMNHPLLDVDYRGASGGLVHITGGPDLTLKEAEGIANNITERLEASANVIWGARIQENYKGKVRVMAIMTGVQSAQVLGPSTQKQADRSREAIDGGGFDASEADFGNASSASSNSSSNQSFGSTRGDGGRDEVEQNNGLDVIR from the coding sequence ATGCAGGATATCGTTCAAGACGCCCTCGAACACGAGGAACGCGAGAAACAGCAGAAACAGGACTTCGACGGCGACGAGTTCGGTGACCCCCGAATCGTCATCGTCGGGTGCGGTGGCGCGGGTAACAACACCGTCAACCGCCTGTACAACATCGGCGTCGATGGGGCCGACACGGTCGCCATCAACACCGACAAGCAACACCTCAAGATGATCGAGGCCGACACGAAGATACTCGTCGGCAAGTCCCTGACCAACGGGCTCGGTGCGGGTGGCGACCCCTCGATGGGCGAGCGCGCGACCGAGATGGCACAGGGCACGGTCAAGGAGGTCCTCGGCGACGCCGACCTCGTGTTCGTCACGGCGGGCATGGGCGGCGGGACGGGGACCGGTGCGGCACCGGTCGTCTCCAAGATCGCCAAGGAACAGGGTGCTATCGTCGTCGGCATGGTGTCGACGCCGTTCAACGTCGAGCGTGCACGGACGGTCAAGGCCGAGGAAGGACTGGAGAAGCTCCGCGAAGCCGCGGACTCCATCATCGTCCTCGACAACAACCGCCTGCTCGACTACGTCCCGAACCTGCCCATCGGCAAGGCGTTCTCGGTGATGGACCAGATCATCGCCGAGACGGTCAAGGGCATCTCCGAGACCATCACGCAGCCGAGCCTCATCAACCTCGACTACGCCGACATGACATCCATCATGAACCAGGGCGGCGTCGCGGTGATGTTGGTCGGCGAGACACAGGACAAGAACAAGACGCGGGAGGTCGTCAACGACGCGATGAACCACCCGCTGCTTGACGTGGACTACCGCGGTGCTTCGGGCGGGCTCGTCCACATCACTGGCGGCCCCGACCTCACACTCAAGGAGGCCGAGGGTATCGCGAACAACATCACCGAGCGCCTCGAGGCGAGTGCGAACGTCATCTGGGGTGCCCGGATCCAGGAGAACTACAAGGGCAAGGTGCGCGTCATGGCAATCATGACGGGCGTCCAGAGCGCCCAGGTGCTCGGACCGAGCACGCAGAAGCAGGCCGACCGGTCCCGGGAAGCCATCGACGGCGGTGGCTTCGACGCCAGCGAGGCGGACTTCGGCAACGCCAGCTCGGCCAGTTCGAACTCCTCGAGCAACCAGAGCTTCGGGAGCACGCGTGGCGACGGCGGACGCGACGAGGTCGAGCAGAACAACGGCCTCGACGTCATCCGCTGA
- the cbiB gene encoding adenosylcobinamide-phosphate synthase CbiB, whose translation MTVTAAAAVGAGFALDVLTGEPPTEAHPVAWFGKLVAPVDREWSHPRLVGALATLVLPVVAAGVVGGLVFLLGRYDTWVGVGAAAVALYLTTSLRMLLREGLRVIRLSETDEGAAREALLSLAGRDASDLSAGQLRSAAVESVAENLADGFVAPLFAFTLFTTVSLPFAAAAAVWVKAVNTLDSMLGYRSKPVGWAPARLDDVVMWLPARLSALLIAQAARQPRALLRARYWLSEVPSPNSGWPMGAIAAVLDVRLEKPGVYVLNAGADLPSPQKARRGIQVVGSAALVAVLYAGVVAWL comes from the coding sequence GTGACGGTCACGGCGGCGGCCGCGGTCGGGGCCGGCTTCGCACTCGACGTGCTGACGGGTGAGCCGCCGACCGAGGCGCATCCGGTGGCGTGGTTCGGCAAACTCGTTGCGCCGGTCGACCGGGAGTGGTCGCACCCGCGGCTCGTGGGGGCGCTGGCAACCCTGGTGTTGCCGGTGGTGGCCGCAGGTGTGGTGGGCGGGCTGGTCTTCCTGCTGGGCCGGTACGACACCTGGGTCGGCGTCGGCGCGGCGGCGGTCGCGCTGTACCTGACGACCAGCCTGCGGATGCTGTTGCGGGAAGGGCTTCGGGTGATTCGGCTGTCCGAGACCGACGAGGGGGCTGCCCGCGAGGCCCTGCTCTCGCTCGCGGGGCGGGACGCGAGCGACCTCTCCGCAGGCCAACTCCGGAGTGCCGCGGTCGAGTCCGTCGCGGAGAACCTGGCCGACGGGTTCGTCGCGCCGCTGTTCGCGTTTACGCTGTTTACGACCGTCTCACTCCCGTTCGCGGCCGCGGCGGCCGTGTGGGTGAAGGCGGTGAACACGCTCGATTCGATGCTGGGCTATCGCTCGAAGCCGGTCGGCTGGGCACCGGCCAGACTCGACGACGTGGTGATGTGGTTGCCGGCGCGGCTCTCGGCGCTGCTCATCGCGCAGGCGGCCCGACAGCCACGAGCGCTCCTCCGGGCGCGGTACTGGCTCTCGGAGGTTCCGTCGCCCAACTCTGGCTGGCCGATGGGGGCCATCGCGGCGGTCCTTGACGTCCGACTGGAGAAACCGGGGGTGTACGTTCTGAACGCGGGTGCGGACCTGCCGTCGCCACAGAAAGCCCGGCGGGGAATCCAGGTTGTCGGGTCGGCGGCGCTCGTCGCCGTGCTCTACGCGGGGGTGGTCGCGTGGCTCTGA
- a CDS encoding TIGR00269 family protein — protein MTECTKCDREAVMHAAYSGAHLCETHFCASVEKRVRRRIREDGLVPQDATPEDPETWVIGLSGGKDSVVLTHILDDIFAPDPRIEMVALTIHEGIEGYRDESVDACVELAEDLEMRHELVTYEEEFGVRMDDVVEQDPENMAACAYCGVFRRDLLETYADEFGADKLLTGHNLDDEAQTALMNFLEGDVSQIAKHFDASIGTFDEREEQDEFVPRAKPLRDVPEKEVALYCHLTDLPAHITECPHSSEAYRGEIQRLLFDLEENHPGTRHSIMAGYEELAGIVAERYRDDGDGSKADLQECEECGSTTTRDRCRKCSLLDALGAV, from the coding sequence ATGACCGAGTGCACCAAGTGCGACCGCGAGGCGGTGATGCACGCCGCGTACTCCGGCGCACACCTCTGCGAGACGCACTTCTGTGCATCCGTCGAGAAACGGGTGCGCCGACGGATTCGCGAGGACGGACTCGTGCCACAGGACGCCACGCCCGAGGACCCCGAGACGTGGGTCATCGGCCTCTCCGGCGGGAAGGACAGCGTGGTGCTCACCCACATCCTCGACGACATCTTCGCGCCCGACCCCCGCATCGAGATGGTCGCACTGACCATCCACGAGGGCATCGAGGGCTACCGCGACGAGAGCGTCGACGCCTGCGTCGAACTCGCCGAAGACCTCGAGATGCGCCACGAACTCGTCACCTACGAGGAGGAGTTCGGCGTCCGCATGGACGACGTGGTCGAGCAAGACCCCGAGAACATGGCCGCCTGCGCCTACTGCGGCGTGTTCCGGCGAGACCTGCTGGAGACGTACGCCGACGAGTTCGGCGCGGACAAACTGCTGACGGGGCACAACCTCGACGACGAGGCCCAGACCGCCCTGATGAACTTCCTCGAGGGCGACGTCTCCCAGATCGCCAAGCACTTCGACGCGAGTATCGGGACCTTCGACGAGCGCGAGGAACAGGACGAGTTCGTCCCTCGCGCCAAGCCGCTTCGCGACGTGCCCGAGAAGGAGGTCGCGCTCTACTGCCATCTCACCGACCTCCCGGCGCACATCACCGAGTGCCCGCATTCCAGCGAAGCCTACCGCGGCGAGATACAGCGCCTGCTGTTCGACCTGGAGGAGAACCATCCCGGTACCCGTCACTCCATCATGGCCGGCTACGAGGAGCTGGCGGGAATCGTCGCCGAGCGCTACCGCGACGACGGAGACGGCTCGAAGGCCGACCTGCAGGAGTGCGAGGAGTGTGGCTCGACGACCACCCGCGACCGCTGTCGCAAGTGCTCGCTGCTCGACGCGCTCGGCGCGGTCTGA
- a CDS encoding lamin tail domain-containing protein — protein sequence MPPSPSRRDLLAVCSGGLAVGSAGCLDDIRGVVDPSRTRTHRPTADLRLTLERPGDAEERVLVHNDGDEIVQLRSYTLDYDGRGTYQLDTIPLEPGGVVEVKTTGDVDGVKGGSPRQFLRGANFDEPLCPDGAVTLHGPQGMVVTRVDCAQATETGR from the coding sequence ATGCCGCCGTCTCCGTCCCGTCGGGACCTGCTTGCCGTGTGTTCGGGGGGCCTCGCCGTCGGGAGCGCGGGCTGTCTGGACGACATCAGGGGCGTCGTCGACCCGTCGCGGACGCGAACCCACCGGCCGACCGCCGACCTCCGGCTCACGCTCGAGCGACCCGGCGACGCCGAAGAGCGAGTCCTCGTCCACAACGACGGCGACGAAATCGTCCAGTTACGGAGCTACACCCTCGACTACGACGGACGCGGCACCTACCAGCTGGACACCATCCCGCTCGAACCCGGCGGCGTCGTCGAGGTGAAGACGACCGGCGACGTCGACGGCGTGAAAGGCGGGAGCCCGCGACAGTTCCTCCGCGGCGCGAACTTCGACGAGCCACTCTGTCCGGACGGAGCGGTCACGCTCCACGGCCCGCAGGGGATGGTCGTCACGCGGGTTGATTGTGCCCAGGCCACCGAGACCGGTCGCTGA
- a CDS encoding alpha/beta fold hydrolase, with amino-acid sequence MEHRVTNEDGDEDLVWILGWGNRLRHENVQWLEGCFADAGYRVHTLQIPDFPADFYGEWVRPAKEYVADLDDYRLVGHSTGGLIGAYLDGAETTTYLSPWWGYTEDMSEGILDLVGKLGIRHKLIPSGVSTREAIGSLATDSQLADGPGNVSPRFIRETRRGHRERPPIDEDAVVFCTLQDQVVSTRAIGDAVTESQVVLYDGGHELFSSERREAYVDDVLAAVDGGLAAVETV; translated from the coding sequence ATGGAACACCGCGTCACGAACGAGGATGGGGACGAGGACCTGGTCTGGATACTCGGCTGGGGGAACCGACTCCGGCACGAGAACGTGCAGTGGCTCGAAGGGTGCTTCGCCGATGCTGGCTATCGCGTCCACACGCTCCAGATTCCGGACTTCCCCGCGGATTTCTACGGGGAGTGGGTCCGGCCCGCGAAGGAGTACGTTGCCGACCTCGACGACTATCGGCTGGTCGGCCACAGCACGGGTGGACTCATCGGGGCCTACCTCGACGGGGCCGAGACGACGACCTATCTCAGCCCGTGGTGGGGCTACACCGAGGACATGTCCGAGGGAATCCTCGACCTCGTCGGGAAGCTCGGCATCCGACACAAACTCATCCCGTCCGGGGTCAGCACCCGCGAGGCCATCGGGTCGCTGGCGACCGACTCGCAACTGGCAGACGGCCCGGGGAACGTCTCGCCGCGGTTCATCCGCGAGACGCGCCGCGGCCACCGGGAGCGCCCCCCGATCGACGAGGATGCGGTCGTCTTCTGCACGCTGCAGGACCAGGTCGTCAGCACCCGCGCCATCGGGGACGCGGTCACGGAATCGCAGGTCGTGCTGTACGACGGCGGCCACGAACTGTTCTCCTCCGAGCGCCGCGAGGCGTACGTCGACGACGTGCTCGCGGCGGTCGACGGCGGGCTGGCCGCGGTCGAAACGGTGTAA
- a CDS encoding aminopeptidase, with protein sequence MDSRIEKHAEIIVEHSTDVQPGETVIVSGPPEARDLVAAVYGKLGEVGALPVQLTQDPRAMREYMLAVDPEELDVPEHLQALIEKTDVLIGIRANSNKNETSDVPPEKNVAMAKLHKPIQEAMMEKRWVGTQFPATGDAQKAELSTPAYEEFVYGAINRDWDAQRELQQQVVDRLEGADEVRIVSGETTDITMSVLGNPTKNDYAEHNLPGGEVFTAPVPDSVEGEVLFDKPLMSQGREVTGVRLVFEEGEVVEYEAEKNEEVLAAALQTDEGAKRIGELGIGMNRDIDRFTYNMLFDEKMGDTIHLALGRAYEDTVGEGNERNDSAVHMDMIVDMSEDSYIEVDGEVIQRDGQFWFEE encoded by the coding sequence ATGGATTCCCGAATCGAGAAACACGCCGAGATCATCGTCGAACACTCCACCGACGTCCAGCCGGGCGAGACGGTCATCGTCTCCGGGCCGCCCGAAGCACGCGACCTCGTCGCCGCGGTGTACGGCAAACTCGGGGAGGTGGGTGCGTTGCCTGTCCAGCTCACACAGGACCCCCGCGCGATGCGCGAGTACATGCTCGCGGTCGACCCTGAAGAGCTCGACGTGCCCGAACACCTCCAGGCACTCATCGAGAAGACGGACGTGCTCATCGGCATCCGCGCGAACTCGAACAAGAACGAGACGAGCGACGTGCCGCCGGAGAAGAACGTGGCGATGGCGAAGCTACACAAGCCCATCCAGGAGGCCATGATGGAGAAGCGCTGGGTCGGCACGCAGTTCCCCGCGACCGGCGACGCCCAGAAGGCGGAGCTGTCGACGCCCGCCTACGAGGAGTTCGTCTACGGTGCCATCAACAGGGACTGGGACGCCCAGCGCGAACTGCAACAGCAGGTCGTCGACCGGCTGGAGGGTGCCGACGAGGTTCGCATCGTCTCCGGCGAGACGACCGACATCACCATGTCCGTCCTCGGCAACCCGACCAAGAACGACTACGCCGAGCACAACCTGCCGGGCGGCGAGGTGTTCACCGCGCCGGTACCCGACAGCGTGGAGGGCGAGGTGCTGTTCGACAAGCCGCTGATGTCCCAGGGTCGCGAGGTCACGGGCGTCCGGCTCGTCTTCGAGGAGGGGGAGGTCGTCGAGTACGAGGCCGAGAAGAACGAGGAGGTGCTGGCGGCCGCCCTCCAGACCGACGAGGGCGCGAAGCGAATCGGCGAACTCGGTATCGGGATGAACCGCGATATCGACCGGTTCACGTACAACATGCTGTTCGACGAGAAGATGGGCGACACCATCCACCTTGCACTCGGGCGGGCCTACGAGGATACCGTGGGCGAGGGCAACGAGCGCAACGATTCAGCCGTGCACATGGACATGATCGTCGACATGAGCGAGGATTCGTACATCGAGGTGGATGGCGAGGTCATCCAGCGCGATGGACAGTTCTGGTTCGAAGAGTAG
- a CDS encoding aminopeptidase yields the protein MDSRIEQHADILVNHSTNIQPGDKVIVAAPPEASDLVAAVFKKLGEVGARPVQLTQDSRAMREFVLAVDPETLDLPEHLQALMDETDVLIGISGSSNKNETSDVPPEKIMALAKLNKPIQDAMMEKRWVGTQFPATGDAQKAEMSTPAYEDFVWGAINRDWGAQRELQQQVVDRLDDADEVRIVSGDTTDLTMSIRGNLTKNDFGENNLPGGEVFTAPVPDSVEGEVLFDKPLMAQGREVTGVRLVFEQGEVVEYEAEKNEELLAAVLNTDDGARRIGELGIGMNRDIDRFTYNMLFDEKMGDTIHLAIGRAIEGTVGEGVEFNDSAVHMDMIVDMSQDSYIEVDGEVIQRDGKFWFEE from the coding sequence ATGGATTCACGAATCGAACAACACGCTGATATCCTCGTCAACCACTCCACGAACATCCAGCCCGGTGACAAGGTCATCGTCGCCGCGCCCCCGGAGGCGAGCGACCTCGTCGCTGCCGTTTTCAAGAAACTGGGGGAGGTTGGTGCCCGTCCCGTCCAGCTCACACAGGACTCGCGGGCGATGCGAGAGTTCGTCCTCGCGGTCGACCCGGAGACGCTCGACCTGCCGGAACACCTCCAGGCGCTCATGGACGAGACCGACGTACTCATCGGCATCAGTGGAAGCTCGAACAAGAACGAGACGAGCGATGTCCCTCCCGAGAAGATCATGGCACTCGCGAAGCTGAACAAGCCGATTCAGGACGCGATGATGGAGAAGCGCTGGGTGGGAACGCAGTTCCCCGCCACGGGCGACGCCCAGAAAGCGGAGATGTCCACCCCCGCCTACGAGGACTTCGTCTGGGGCGCCATCAACCGGGACTGGGGCGCACAGCGCGAACTCCAGCAGCAGGTCGTCGACCGCCTCGACGACGCCGACGAGGTTCGCATCGTCTCGGGTGACACGACGGACCTGACGATGTCCATCCGTGGGAACCTGACGAAGAACGACTTCGGCGAGAACAACCTCCCCGGCGGTGAGGTGTTCACCGCACCCGTCCCCGACAGCGTCGAGGGTGAGGTGTTGTTCGACAAGCCGCTGATGGCCCAGGGCCGCGAGGTCACGGGTGTCCGACTCGTCTTCGAGCAGGGCGAGGTCGTCGAGTACGAGGCCGAGAAGAACGAGGAGCTGCTCGCGGCTGTCCTCAACACGGACGACGGTGCCCGTCGCATCGGCGAACTCGGCATCGGTATGAACCGCGATATCGACCGGTTCACGTACAACATGCTGTTCGACGAGAAGATGGGCGACACCATCCACCTCGCTATCGGGCGCGCCATCGAGGGGACCGTCGGTGAGGGCGTCGAGTTCAACGACTCGGCAGTCCACATGGACATGATCGTCGACATGAGCCAGGATTCGTACATCGAGGTCGACGGCGAGGTCATCCAGCGCGACGGCAAGTTCTGGTTCGAGGAGTAG
- a CDS encoding zinc ribbon domain-containing protein: MSKITVRADDDLVERLEARDESKSQLVRDALRAYLDGDTSEADASDAAGQEEPSAEHHGSLDDLVASRVDALVDARVDEVFEQKLDAAMTQRRQDLNLTIALDGVQAADGASVEASEQISDTSPTTAVGGVSDTAGDVTETACGQCGESVDGDHVYCPNCGEKAAHRAYCECGDEVRSDWAFCPSCGRRTPAADVLDST; encoded by the coding sequence ATGAGTAAGATTACCGTGCGTGCGGACGACGACCTGGTCGAGCGGCTGGAGGCCAGGGACGAGTCCAAGAGCCAACTCGTTCGCGACGCGCTGCGGGCTTATCTCGACGGCGACACCTCCGAGGCCGACGCGAGCGACGCGGCCGGTCAGGAGGAGCCGTCGGCCGAGCACCACGGGAGTCTGGACGACCTCGTTGCCTCGCGTGTGGACGCGCTGGTGGACGCACGCGTGGACGAGGTATTCGAGCAGAAACTCGACGCGGCCATGACGCAGCGCCGGCAGGACCTGAACCTCACCATCGCGCTCGATGGCGTGCAGGCTGCCGACGGTGCCAGCGTCGAGGCGTCGGAGCAGATATCGGACACGAGTCCGACGACGGCGGTCGGTGGTGTGTCCGACACCGCGGGTGACGTGACCGAAACGGCCTGCGGGCAGTGCGGCGAGTCGGTCGACGGCGATCACGTGTACTGCCCGAACTGCGGCGAGAAGGCCGCACACCGGGCGTACTGCGAGTGTGGCGACGAGGTTCGGTCGGACTGGGCGTTCTGTCCGAGCTGCGGTCGCCGGACGCCGGCGGCGGACGTGCTCGACTCGACGTAG
- a CDS encoding ribbon-helix-helix domain-containing protein, with the protein MERVTLRIPKQQIEEVEQMVETGEFPNRSEAIRSAVREMLNEQQTERSGAGEKQRTWAKV; encoded by the coding sequence ATGGAGCGTGTGACACTGCGAATACCGAAACAGCAGATAGAGGAGGTAGAACAGATGGTCGAGACGGGAGAGTTCCCGAATCGAAGCGAGGCCATTCGGTCGGCCGTTCGTGAGATGCTTAACGAACAACAGACCGAACGCTCGGGTGCGGGCGAGAAACAGCGTACCTGGGCCAAGGTGTAA
- the cobS gene encoding adenosylcobinamide-GDP ribazoletransferase yields MALSLTAFRGALGFLTRVPAGHDEAAWDAYRQAPVAMVPVGYLVGVLCALPVVLGSLLALPAPVVGFGYLLAVYLVTGINHLDGVADCGDAAVVHGSSADRREVLKDTTTGVGALAAVGLVFVGLSLGGVALAGLPLAIAVAVVVASEVGAKAGMVLLAGLGDAAHEGFGSALMADAGRGTTASGIALATPVVLLGVPTPDWQPVAAVALAALGAGILVALAALAWADDRLGGVTGDVFGATNEIARVAGLHVGVIAWTLS; encoded by the coding sequence GTGGCTCTGAGTCTGACCGCGTTCCGGGGGGCGCTCGGGTTCCTGACGCGGGTTCCCGCCGGCCACGACGAGGCCGCGTGGGACGCCTACCGGCAGGCTCCCGTCGCCATGGTCCCCGTGGGCTACCTCGTCGGCGTGCTCTGTGCGCTCCCGGTCGTCCTGGGCAGTCTGCTCGCGCTCCCGGCTCCAGTCGTCGGGTTCGGCTACCTGCTCGCGGTGTACCTCGTGACGGGTATCAACCACCTCGACGGGGTGGCCGACTGCGGTGATGCGGCGGTGGTTCACGGCTCGTCGGCCGACCGCCGCGAGGTGCTGAAGGACACCACGACCGGGGTTGGTGCACTCGCCGCGGTCGGGCTGGTGTTCGTCGGGCTCTCACTGGGCGGGGTCGCGCTCGCGGGCCTGCCACTGGCGATTGCGGTCGCCGTCGTCGTCGCCAGCGAGGTCGGTGCCAAGGCGGGCATGGTCCTGCTGGCCGGGCTCGGGGACGCGGCCCACGAAGGGTTCGGGAGCGCACTGATGGCCGACGCGGGCCGCGGCACGACCGCGTCCGGCATCGCTCTCGCGACGCCGGTCGTCCTCCTCGGCGTGCCGACGCCCGACTGGCAGCCGGTCGCCGCCGTCGCGCTCGCCGCGCTCGGGGCCGGAATCCTCGTCGCGCTCGCCGCGCTGGCGTGGGCCGACGACCGTCTCGGCGGGGTCACCGGGGACGTCTTCGGCGCGACCAACGAGATCGCCCGGGTGGCCGGACTCCATGTGGGGGTGATCGCGTGGACGCTCTCGTGA